Genomic segment of Geminocystis herdmanii PCC 6308:
TGGGCAATGGAAGAATAAGCGACAACTTTCTTCATATCTTTTTGGGCGATCGCACAAGTAGCACCATATAACGCACTAATTCCGGCTAAATATGCTAAGTAGGGCGCAACTATTTGCCATGCTTCAAGGAAAAAACCAACCCCAAACCGCAGTAAACCATAAGTGCCTAATTTTAATAATACTCCTGCTAAAAGTACAGATACTGGAGTACTCGCTTCCACATGGGCATCAGGTAGCCAAGTATGGAAGGGAAAAATAGGGATTTTGATAAATAAACCGATTAAAAGGGGTATTAATAGTAATAATTGGCTATTTAAGGGGATAGAATGGGATTTTAAAGGCTCAAAAGCAAAAGTTTCCTCCCCACTTAACCACACCAAGCCGAGGAAAGAGACTAAAACAAAAAATCCAGAGGTGACAGTATAAATTAAAAATTTCATGGAGGCATAGCCTCTTTTTGCACCACCCCATACGGCAATTAAGAAATATAACGGCACGATTTCTATTTCATAGAAAAGGAAAAAGAGGAGTAAATTTTGTGCTAAAAATGCCCCTGCAACTCCACCACTTAAAAATAAAATCATGGCAAAGTAAAAGCGAGGGCGTTGTATATCTTTTGGGGTAATATAAACGGCAATTAAGGTTAATAAACTGTTTAAGCATAGGAGGGGAAAAGATAAACCATCTACTCCTAAGTCATAGCCTAAACCTAACCATGTTAACCAAGTAAAATTTTCTGTAAATTGTAAACCAATAATGTCTGTTTGAAAATTAATCCCTAAAATAATATTGAGAATACAGATTATTCCTGCAATTATTAAAGTAATGTTGCGATAAATTAAAGTATTTTTAAAACTAGGTAAAAAACAAATTATTATAGCTGAAACTATGGGAATCCAAATAAATAAACTTAACATTGTTATTAATTAAAGGTTGCTTAAAAAGTATTTTGATAAGGCTAGGAGAAAGGAGAAATACCTAAAAATCATAGTTATTAATTCTCCATTCTCCATTTTCCATTATCAATTAATAAAGTGACCAATAATTGATAATATTTTCCCATTGTCCACTTAATATTGACCACATTAATAAACTTACGCCGATAATAATGGTTAGGATATAAAATTGTGATTGTCCAGAGGTGTTATATTTAAGGGCGCTACCACTGAAAATTGTCGCTAAACTGACTAGGTTTACTACTCCATCAATGATATATCGATCGAACCATGTGGTAAGTTTAGCTAAATTAGAGACAAAAGCCACGATCGTAAACTGATAAATTTTATCAAGGTAGAAATCATAAGCTAAGATGTCTTGAATAATACGAATAGGTTTTTGTATCGGACGATTCCAACCACGAAGCAAAGGCAGAAATGCACCGATGACACAACCGATAAAACCAGAAGCAATGATTAAATAGATACCATAGTCAATCACGATCGAATCATTCTCAAGTATAGGAGAATTAGGACTTAACCACAGAGAATAGTTTAAAGGTACAAAAGAAGTAACAAGGGTAAGGATAATTAAACTTACCATAGGCACAGCCATTTGCCAAGGGATTTCTGGCGCTCGACGAGTTTTTGCTTGGGGTTTACCTAAAAAGACTAAACGAAAAACCCTCATAAAATTAATGGCATTAACAATATTGACGATGAGAAGAATCGTTAACAACCACCATGACACGGTAAAACTACCATTAAACCAACGAGAAAAAGTCATCAACATTCCCAAGGGTAACAAAGCCACAATTCCAGCACTTCCCGTCATATAAGAAAGGGTTGTGACAGGCATTTTTGACCAAATTCCCCCCATTTCTGTGATATTTTGACCACTGGTAGTTAAAATAATAGAACCAGCACTCATGAAAAGTAAAGCCTTTGCCACCCCATGACTAAATAATATCAAAAAGGCGATGTCCACATGACCTAAACCCACCGCAATAAATACCAACCCCAGATAAGCGCTAGTAGAATGACACAATGTACGCTTGAGATCTATTTGTGCTATGGCAATTAATGAACCACCAATGGCAGAAATTGCCCCGATAACAATTAAAGTATCCGCTACCACAGGAGATAACAAGAAAACTGGTTCTAACTTAATTAGTACATAAGCACCAGCAGACACCACGATCGAGTTACGCATAATACTAGCAGGATTTGGACCTTCCATCGCCTCATCAAGCCAGAGATTTAAAGGAAATTGAGCGCATTTACCGATAGGACCAGCAATTAAGGCTAAACCGATCAAAGTTGCGGTAGAATAGGGTAATGGGGAAGTTTCTGCCCAACTTTGCAATTGAGAGAAAGTCAAACCCGCACCATCGCTAGAAAGGGCAACAATGCCCATAAGTAAAAGAATATCTCCCACCCGTTTCGTCAAAAAAGCATCTCTGGCGGCGGTGACAACGAGAGGTTGTGCATACCAAAAGCCCACTAATAAATAAGTAGAAAGGGTGAGTAACTCTAATAAACCATAGCTAAGTAAGAGAGAATCACTTAAAGCTAAACCTCCTAAAGCCGCTTCAAAAAATCCCATCATCCCGAAGAAACGAGCTAACGCCCAATCTTTCTCCATGTAGCCTAACGCAAATACTTGGGCAACTAAACTAATCCCTGTAACTAATTGTAAAGCACCGACACTCACAGGGGAAATTTCAATCGCTAAAGATAAATCGAAATCAGCAATGCTAAACCAAGGAAAAACAACACTTTGGGCAGGTTTTCCCCAAATATGGGTATAAACAATACTATCATGCACAAAAGATAGCAGTGTCATTAATATATTAATATATGCCGCCGGGCGCGGTCCAGTTTTACGAATAAATCGAAAACACCAAGGTAAACTAAATACTGCACCTAATAGACCGTAAAGGGGTATTAACCAGATATAATCTACTAAAAAATCGATCATTATTGCTTTTATAAATCTTTTTTATATTTTGATCAATCTTATAGCAATCTGTCGATCGATACTAGGATTATCTAGGTTATGATGAAAAAGTCTTCCGATAATAATATAGGTGTCAGGTAGCAGGAATCAGGTATCAGGATTTAATTACAATAATGATAGACATCCCCAATAATTTCGATAAAGACGCAAAATTTTACCTCTCTACAATAGTTTTAGACATCAAAAATTTCATTTTTTCCAGATGTGTAATAAATGTTTAACAGTTTAGGCAACTACAAACTCTAAAAATTTAGCAGTATTCAGAAAAAGTTGATTTTCAGTACTAATTTTTTGTTGATAACTCAGGAAAACATGACTACAGACAACAAAATCGAATTTAGTTTCATTATTAATTTGCCAATTTTCAATAATTGCATCGGTTAGGGTGGCTTTACTGAAATTAGTATTATAAGCCTTGACTAAAGTTAAATCCGCTTGATTCAAAGCCGTTTCTCTCAAATCCGCATCATTAAGGTTGGCTTCCATGAAACTTGCACCCCGAAAAATACCACGAGAAAGATTAGCATAACTTAAATTAGCCGTGATAAAGAAAGATTCTGAGCAGTTGGCTTCCTGAAAGTTTGCCCCTAATAAACA
This window contains:
- a CDS encoding pentapeptide repeat-containing protein; its protein translation is MANQTHLENITSLSAAEWNTWRQENPHIVPDLRGADLSGLNLSHFNLKETNLIEVDLSQATLIETNLSKANLMKANLTRSYGRDANVSLANLQDANFYGGYFTGSDFSRSCLLGANFQEANCSESFFITANLSYANLSRGIFRGASFMEANLNDADLRETALNQADLTLVKAYNTNFSKATLTDAIIENWQINNETKFDFVVCSHVFLSYQQKISTENQLFLNTAKFLEFVVA
- a CDS encoding NAD(P)H-quinone oxidoreductase subunit F gives rise to the protein MIDFLVDYIWLIPLYGLLGAVFSLPWCFRFIRKTGPRPAAYINILMTLLSFVHDSIVYTHIWGKPAQSVVFPWFSIADFDLSLAIEISPVSVGALQLVTGISLVAQVFALGYMEKDWALARFFGMMGFFEAALGGLALSDSLLLSYGLLELLTLSTYLLVGFWYAQPLVVTAARDAFLTKRVGDILLLMGIVALSSDGAGLTFSQLQSWAETSPLPYSTATLIGLALIAGPIGKCAQFPLNLWLDEAMEGPNPASIMRNSIVVSAGAYVLIKLEPVFLLSPVVADTLIVIGAISAIGGSLIAIAQIDLKRTLCHSTSAYLGLVFIAVGLGHVDIAFLILFSHGVAKALLFMSAGSIILTTSGQNITEMGGIWSKMPVTTLSYMTGSAGIVALLPLGMLMTFSRWFNGSFTVSWWLLTILLIVNIVNAINFMRVFRLVFLGKPQAKTRRAPEIPWQMAVPMVSLIILTLVTSFVPLNYSLWLSPNSPILENDSIVIDYGIYLIIASGFIGCVIGAFLPLLRGWNRPIQKPIRIIQDILAYDFYLDKIYQFTIVAFVSNLAKLTTWFDRYIIDGVVNLVSLATIFSGSALKYNTSGQSQFYILTIIIGVSLLMWSILSGQWENIINYWSLY
- a CDS encoding NADH-quinone oxidoreductase subunit M, with protein sequence MLSLFIWIPIVSAIIICFLPSFKNTLIYRNITLIIAGIICILNIILGINFQTDIIGLQFTENFTWLTWLGLGYDLGVDGLSFPLLCLNSLLTLIAVYITPKDIQRPRFYFAMILFLSGGVAGAFLAQNLLLFFLFYEIEIVPLYFLIAVWGGAKRGYASMKFLIYTVTSGFFVLVSFLGLVWLSGEETFAFEPLKSHSIPLNSQLLLLIPLLIGLFIKIPIFPFHTWLPDAHVEASTPVSVLLAGVLLKLGTYGLLRFGVGFFLEAWQIVAPYLAYLAGISALYGATCAIAQKDMKKVVAYSSIAHMAYVLLAAAATTRLSLNASILQMISHGLISAMLFILVGIVYKKTGSRDVNYLSGLLNPEKGLPITGSLMILAVMASSGIPGMVGFISEFLVFRGSFPIFPIPTLLCLVGTGLTAVYFLLMVNRVFFGRLTPELSNLPKVLWSERIPALVLAFLIILFGLQPNLMIRWSETQGTVVLYSSPNNVESIIDHT